The Spirochaetota bacterium genome has a segment encoding these proteins:
- the nadC gene encoding carboxylating nicotinate-nucleotide diphosphorylase, producing the protein MSETIQKSDIEKLVGLAIAEDIGGGDITSQAIFNKGDIAYGIIASKDVGIFCGSDVARIVYEIIDPKVSVTPLVRDGDTIRKNDRVMTVAGPTISVLSGERIVLNFIQRMTAIATRTAKVVSTLTGTNIQLLDTRKTLPGFRKLDKYAVKSGGGVNHRMGLYDMVMIKDNHIRAAGSIERAVQLVREHYGSQYTVEVETESLEDVAEAVASGTDIIMLDNMDGATMKAAVELIGKKARIEVSGNMTEDRIKEISGLDVDYISMGSLTHSVQAFDLSMDFE; encoded by the coding sequence ATGAGTGAAACGATACAGAAGAGCGATATTGAGAAACTGGTGGGTCTTGCCATCGCAGAGGATATCGGCGGCGGAGACATTACGTCGCAGGCAATTTTTAATAAAGGTGACATTGCTTACGGTATCATAGCTTCCAAGGATGTGGGCATCTTTTGCGGCTCTGATGTGGCCCGGATCGTATATGAAATCATTGATCCCAAGGTGTCGGTGACGCCTCTGGTGCGGGATGGGGATACAATCCGAAAAAATGATAGGGTCATGACGGTGGCAGGTCCGACGATCAGCGTTCTCTCCGGCGAAAGGATCGTGCTTAATTTTATCCAGCGCATGACCGCCATAGCAACGCGCACAGCGAAGGTTGTTTCGACGTTGACCGGCACGAACATACAGCTCCTGGATACCAGGAAGACCTTGCCGGGCTTCCGGAAACTCGATAAATACGCGGTTAAAAGCGGGGGCGGCGTCAACCATCGCATGGGTCTCTATGATATGGTCATGATAAAGGATAATCACATCAGAGCGGCCGGGAGCATAGAAAGGGCCGTGCAGCTGGTCCGTGAGCACTATGGGTCCCAATACACGGTTGAAGTTGAGACAGAAAGCCTGGAAGATGTTGCTGAGGCAGTGGCATCCGGAACTGATATTATCATGCTCGACAACATGGATGGAGCCACGATGAAGGCGGCTGTTGAACTGATCGGCAAGAAAGCAAGGATAGAGGTTTCCGGCAACATGACAGAGGATCGTATTAAAGAAATTTCCGGACTTGATGTTGATTATATTTCCATGGGATCCCTCACTCATTCGGTGCAGGCCTTTGATCTTTCAATGGATTTTGAATGA
- a CDS encoding peptidoglycan DD-metalloendopeptidase family protein, whose amino-acid sequence MSNRDVILQISIAALFCIFIFPCTIYSQSEVRINYKTDEYHSHNNVTYDSYENYRADRDRYDHSKPTILRDKQRAPNTRSSRSCRQCPSYNPKKKHYITYTIRKGDTLTAIARKNQISISSLRSMNRITPLSILKKGMVLKIPVKQSLSVPLEKQMLSCTDKKKPSERPFFQWPIKSVIDYRHDGLNGVKSIGIIITGKPGATVHSSAPGTVKKIGRMRGFGNYIVISHPGRFSTVYSNLDIIMVSIGDSVPAGNAIGKINAAEKKIHFQIDQAGKPENPLQYLPKKI is encoded by the coding sequence GTGTCTAACAGGGATGTTATTCTGCAGATATCCATTGCTGCATTATTCTGCATTTTCATTTTTCCATGCACTATTTATTCTCAATCTGAAGTGAGAATAAATTACAAAACAGACGAATACCATTCTCATAACAATGTGACATATGACTCATATGAGAATTATCGTGCTGACAGGGATCGTTACGACCATAGCAAACCCACGATATTACGAGATAAACAGCGTGCCCCGAACACTCGTTCTTCACGTTCCTGCAGGCAATGCCCGAGTTATAATCCAAAGAAAAAACATTATATCACCTATACAATTCGTAAAGGCGACACCCTGACCGCCATTGCCAGAAAAAATCAAATTTCCATTTCATCACTGCGATCCATGAATCGCATAACCCCTTTAAGCATTCTCAAAAAGGGAATGGTGTTGAAAATACCTGTTAAACAGTCATTATCCGTTCCGTTAGAAAAACAGATGTTATCCTGTACAGATAAAAAAAAACCGTCTGAAAGGCCGTTCTTTCAATGGCCGATAAAAAGTGTCATCGATTATCGACATGATGGCTTAAATGGAGTCAAGTCTATCGGTATCATTATAACCGGCAAACCAGGTGCAACTGTACATTCCTCTGCTCCGGGAACAGTGAAAAAAATTGGAAGAATGAGAGGTTTTGGCAATTATATTGTCATCAGTCATCCCGGACGGTTTTCCACGGTTTATTCAAACTTAGACATTATCATGGTCAGCATCGGTGATTCAGTACCTGCCGGTAATGCCATAGGCAAGATCAATGCAGCTGAAAAAAAGATTCATTTCCAAATTGATCAGGCGGGAAAGCCTGAAAACCCTCTTCAGTATCTTCCCAAAAAAATTTAA